CTCATCGCCGATGCCAACGGGGGTTGGCGCATTCAGGATGCCATCGTCGCCGCGCGCCTGCTCGATCCGCTGCCGCGCGTGTACCTGGAGCAACCCTGTCCCACATTGGAGGAGTGCGCCGCCGTGCGCAGGGCGACCACGCTGCCGATGATCTACGACGAGATCGTAGTAGACGCGCCGTCGCTGCTGGCCGCCGTGCAGCAGGGCGGCGCCGGAGGGATCAACCTCAAGATCAGCAGGGTTGGGGGGCTCGGCAAAGCACGGCTGATCCGTGATCTCTGCGAAGCGCTCGGGGTTTCGCTGACAATCGAGGATACATGGGGCGGCGATCTGGTCACGGCGGCGGTCAGCCACCTCGCGGCAAGCGTGCGCCCGGAGGCGCTCTTTGCCGCCTCGTTCATGAACGACTGGACGCAGGAGCACGTCGCCGGATACCAGCCGCGATCGCAGGACGGCTGGGGCGGACCTGCCTTGGGCCCGGGTCTCGGCGTCGAGGTCGAAACCCGGGCCCTCGGTGAACCGTTGTTCGTGGCCTGCTAGCGGCCTGCTTTCGGCGTCTCACTCCCGCGCGCATCTACTGGAAGGCGAATGGTGCTCGGTGCGCGCGATGATCTCATCCTGCAGCGCCTTGTTCAGGTCGCAGAAGTAGTCGCTGTACCCGGCAACCCGAACGATCAGGTCGCGGTGCCGCTCGGGATGCGCCTGCGCATCGCGTAGCGTATCGGCCGAGATCACATTGAACTGGATGTGGTGGCCGCCCAGTGCGAAGTAGGACCGCACGAGGGAGGCGAGGTTTTCTATGCCTTTCTCGCCCTCAAGCAGCTGCGGCGAGAACTTCTGGTTGAGCAGGGCCCCGCCGGTCCGTACGTGGTCTATCTTGCCGGCGGAGCGGAGGACGGCGGTAGGGCCCTTCCGATCGGCCCCCTGGACCGGAGAGATCCCCTCGGAGAGCGGCGTCCCCGACACGCGCCCATCAGGGGTGGCCCCTGTCACGGAACCGAAGTACACGTGGCACGTGGTCGAAAGGAAGTTGATGTGGTACTGCCCGCCCTTGGTGTTCCTGCGGCCGTCGACGGCGCGGTAGAAGGCCTCGAACACATCCCGCAGCAACCCGTCGGCGTAGTCGTCGTCGTTTCCGTATCGCGGGGTCTTGTTCAGGAGAGCCTGGCGGATGCGTTCCCACCCGGCGAAGTCGGCGTCAAGGGCACCGCAAAGGTCCGCCAGCGTCAGGGTCTGCTTATCGAAGACGTGGTAGCGAATGGCCGCCAGGCTGTCAGTGGTCGTCCCGATCCCGACGCCCTGAATGTAGTTGGTGTTGTAGCGCGCCCCGCCGTTGTTGTAGTCCTTGCCCTTGGCTATGCAATCATCAATCAGAATTGAAAGGAACGGCACCGGCATGTAGTCCGCGTACAGCCGCTCGATTACGTTGTTCCCGCGCACCTTGATGTCCACGAAATGAGCGAGCTGTCGTCGAAACGCGTCCATCACCTCGGCGAACGAGGAGAACGCCGCGGGATCGCCTGTGGCGAGGCCGATCCGCGCCCCTGTCCGTGGATCCACGCCGTTGTGCAGGGTGACCTCCAGCACCTTGGGGAGGTTGAAGTAGCCTGTCAGGATGTAGCTCTCCTTGCCGAACGCGCCGGTCTCGACGCACCCGCTCGCCCCGCCTGAGCGGGCGTCCTCGGCAGTCTTGCCCTGGCGGAGGAGCTCCTCGACGATGGTGTCCGCGTTGAAGATCGAGGGCTGCCCCCATCCCTTGCGGATGATCCGGCAGGCGACCCCAAGCAGCTGGTCGGGGCTCTTCCGGCTGAGCTGAACGTTGGAACTCGGCTGGGTCAGACGCATCTCATCAATGACTTCGAGGACAAGATACGTGACGTCGTTGACCCCGTCGCTCCCGTCGGGCCGCAGGCCGCCGACATTGATGTTGGCGAAGTCCGTGTAGGTCGAGCTCTCGGCGGCCGTGACCCCGACCTTGGGGGGCGCCGGCTGGTTGTTGAACTTGATCCAGAAGCACTCCAGCAGTTCCTTGGCCTTCTCGCGGGTGAGCGAGCCGTCGGCCAATTCCCTCTCGTAGAACGGCCAGAGATGCTGGTCGAGGCGCCCGGGGTTGAACGCGTCCCATGGGTTCAGTTCCGAGATGACGCCGAGATGGACGAACCAGTAGGCCTGGAGCGCTTCCCAAAACGTCTCGGGGGCGTGGGCGGG
The nucleotide sequence above comes from Armatimonadota bacterium. Encoded proteins:
- a CDS encoding mandelate racemase, yielding DQGTTGWGEVCPLGSTYLEGFAGGARVALQALAPALVGADPRNLALINERMDGALRGHAYAKSPLDVACWDILGKISGQPVATLLGGVRQDRYPLYVAIPLGSPEEMAACIRARRGEGIHRFQLKVGGNPLEDAERVRRAVEVTEESDVLIADANGGWRIQDAIVAARLLDPLPRVYLEQPCPTLEECAAVRRATTLPMIYDEIVVDAPSLLAAVQQGGAGGINLKISRVGGLGKARLIRDLCEALGVSLTIEDTWGGDLVTAAVSHLAASVRPEALFAASFMNDWTQEHVAGYQPRSQDGWGGPALGPGLGVEVETRALGEPLFVAC
- a CDS encoding formate C-acetyltransferase/glycerol dehydratase family glycyl radical enzyme; amino-acid sequence: AIVTLARRHAETALELASRQTDPARRAELEEIARICRKVPAHAPETFWEALQAYWFVHLGVISELNPWDAFNPGRLDQHLWPFYERELADGSLTREKAKELLECFWIKFNNQPAPPKVGVTAAESSTYTDFANINVGGLRPDGSDGVNDVTYLVLEVIDEMRLTQPSSNVQLSRKSPDQLLGVACRIIRKGWGQPSIFNADTIVEELLRQGKTAEDARSGGASGCVETGAFGKESYILTGYFNLPKVLEVTLHNGVDPRTGARIGLATGDPAAFSSFAEVMDAFRRQLAHFVDIKVRGNNVIERLYADYMPVPFLSILIDDCIAKGKDYNNGGARYNTNYIQGVGIGTTTDSLAAIRYHVFDKQTLTLADLCGALDADFAGWERIRQALLNKTPRYGNDDDYADGLLRDVFEAFYRAVDGRRNTKGGQYHINFLSTTCHVYFGSVTGATPDGRVSGTPLSEGISPVQGADRKGPTAVLRSAGKIDHVRTGGALLNQKFSPQLLEGEKGIENLASLVRSYFALGGHHIQFNVISADTLRDAQAHPERHRDLIVRVAGYSDYFCDLNKALQDEIIARTEHHSPSSRCARE